In one window of Denticeps clupeoides chromosome 2, fDenClu1.1, whole genome shotgun sequence DNA:
- the mak gene encoding serine/threonine-protein kinase MAK isoform X5, translating into MNRYTTLKQLGDGTYGSVLMGKSNESGELVAIKRMKRKFYSWEECMNLREVKSLKKLNHANVVKLKEVIRENDHLYFVFEYMKENLYQLMKDRENKMFTENEIRNIMFQVVSGLAFVHKHGFFHRDMKPENLLCMGPELVKIADFGLAREIRSRPPYTDYVSTRWYRAPEVLLRSSMYSSPIDLWAVGCIMAELYTLRPLFPGNSEVDEIFKICQVLGTVKKSDWPEGYQLASAMSFRFPQCVPTPLKTLIPNASNEAIALMKDLLQWDPKKRPTAVQALRYPYFQVGQLLGPRPLSSDLRKTQMKPADPKPDLQSVSEPVLKYSVKAPGRNSHQPLQQIPLPQNFSQTESLADSVKQEQPHNLQKKPVLAGNENSIVGVKSGRRRWGQNMAKPSVSWDESDHSDTAMTSSKKPSIVSEEKPNKETNSQSQEKKPLYTFSTVTKLPSNIKMNQPDPGLQSSSSARQHYLRQSRYLPGLIHKNSLSVGDKDASKDMLDNTINLMNKPFAPNGGGSLVGRVNAGNFVSTTYNLSGGYIPSFQKREVGSVGQRIQLAPLGGQHAHYDGWKRRADRSQLKGPSYSALGKNSGNLLSRPPAIQPVHGRVDWAAKYGSHR; encoded by the exons ATGAACCGCTACACCACACTGAAACAGCTGGGAGATGGCACCTATGGCAGCGTCCTCATGGGGAAAAGCAATGAGTCGGGAGAGCTGGTGGCGATCAAGAG AATGAAGAGGAAGTTCTACTCCTGGGAGGAGTGCATGAACTTGAGAGAAGTAAAG TCCCTGAAGAAACTGAATCATGCCAACGTGGTGAAGTTAAAGGAAGTGATCAGAGAGAATGACCATTTGTACTTTGTCTTTGAGTACATGAAGGAGAATCTCTATCAGCTCATGAAAGACAG GGAAAATAAGATGTTTACTGAAAATGAAATCAGGAACATCATGTTTCAAGTGGTGTCTGGTTTGGCATTTGTACACAAACATG GGTTTTTTCATCGGGACATGAAGCCAGAGAACCTACTTTGTATGGGCCCAGAGCTGGTGAAGATCGCTGACTTCGGCCTAGCCAGAGAGATACGCTCCAGACCCCCATACACAGACTATGTGTCCACAAGATG GTATCGTGCACCAGAGGTTCTTCTCAGATCCTCCATGTACAGCTCGCCCATAGACCTGTGGGCCGTGGGCTGCATCATGGCCGAACTGTATACTCTGCGGCCACTTTTCCCTGGGAACAGCGAAGTTGATGAAATCTTCAAGATTTGCCAGGTTCTTGGCACGGTGAAAAAG TCTGATTGGCCGGAGGGATACCAACTTGCCTCAGCGATGAGCTTTCGCTTCCCTCAGTGTGTGCCGACACCTCTGAAAACCCTTATTCCCAATGCAAGTAATGAGGCCATAGCACTGATGAAGGACCTCCTGCAATGGGACCCCAAGAAGAGACCCACAGCTGTGCAG GCACTGCGGTACCCCTACTTTCAAGTGGGTCAACTGCTCGGCCCACGGCCATTGAGTTCTGACTTAAGAAAGACGCAGATGAAGCCTGCTGATCCCAAACCTGACCTGCAGTCAGTCTCAGAGCCCGTGTTAAAATATTCGGTCAAGGCACCAGGAAGGAACTCCCATCAGCCCCTGCAGCAAATTCCGCTACCACAGAACTTTTCTCAGACAGAGAGCCTGGCTGATTCTGTCAAACAGGAGCAACCACACAACTTGCAAAAG AAGCCGGTGCTTGCTGGGAATGAGAACAGCATAGTGGGTGTCAAGAGTGGCCGCAGGCGATGGGGTCAGAACATGGCCAAACCGTCAGTAAGCTGGGACGAGTCTGACCACTCTGATACAGCCATGACCTCCTCCAAGAAGCCCAGCATTGTTTCAGAGGAGAAACCCAACAAAGAAACAAACTCTCA GTCACAAGAGAAGAAACCCCTTTACACATTTAGCACTGTCACGAAGCTACCAAGCAACATAAAGATGAACCAGCCGGACCCAGGCCTACAGAGCTCATCGTCAGCGAGACAACATTACTTACGCCAATCCAGATACCTTCCAG GTTTAATCCACAAGAACAGTCTGTCAGTAGGAGACAAGGACGCAAGTAAAGATATGCTGGACAACACCATCAATCTCATGAACAAGCCCTTTGCTCCCAATGGAGGCGGCTCACTTGTAGGCAGAGTGAACGCAG GGAACTTCGTCAGCACAACATACAACCTCTCAGGAGGTTATATCCCATCTTTCCAGAAAAGAGAGGTGGGCTCCGTAGGTCAAAGGATTCAGCTGGCACCTCTGGGAGGCCAGCATGCCC ACTACGATGGCTGGAAGAGGAGGGCGGACAGATCCCAGCTGAAAGGACCCAGCTACTCGGCCCTGGGGAAGAATTCTGGCAACCTCCTGTCTCGCCCACCAGCCATTCAACCCGTACACGGGAGGGTGGACTGGGCTGCCAAATACGGAAGCCACCGGTAG
- the mak gene encoding serine/threonine-protein kinase MAK isoform X4 — MNRYTTLKQLGDGTYGSVLMGKSNESGELVAIKRMKRKFYSWEECMNLREVKSLKKLNHANVVKLKEVIRENDHLYFVFEYMKENLYQLMKDRENKMFTENEIRNIMFQVVSGLAFVHKHGFFHRDMKPENLLCMGPELVKIADFGLAREIRSRPPYTDYVSTRWYRAPEVLLRSSMYSSPIDLWAVGCIMAELYTLRPLFPGNSEVDEIFKICQVLGTVKKSDWPEGYQLASAMSFRFPQCVPTPLKTLIPNASNEAIALMKDLLQWDPKKRPTAVQALRYPYFQVGQLLGPRPLSSDLRKTQMKPADPKPDLQSVSEPVLKYSVKAPGRNSHQPLQQIPLPQNFSQTESLADSVKQEQPHNLQKKPVLAGNENSIVGVKSGRRRWGQNMAKPSVSWDESDHSDTAMTSSKKPSIVSEEKPNKETNSQSQEKKPLYTFSTVTKLPSNIKMNQPDPGLQSSSSARQHYLRQSRYLPGLIHKNSLSVGDKDASKDMLDNTINLMNKPFAPNGGGSLVGRVNAADDSATKPSDNPREKVLERIDQPKGNFVSTTYNLSGGYIPSFQKREVGSVGQRIQLAPLGGQHAHYDGWKRRADRSQLKGPSYSALGKNSGNLLSRPPAIQPVHGRVDWAAKYGSHR, encoded by the exons ATGAACCGCTACACCACACTGAAACAGCTGGGAGATGGCACCTATGGCAGCGTCCTCATGGGGAAAAGCAATGAGTCGGGAGAGCTGGTGGCGATCAAGAG AATGAAGAGGAAGTTCTACTCCTGGGAGGAGTGCATGAACTTGAGAGAAGTAAAG TCCCTGAAGAAACTGAATCATGCCAACGTGGTGAAGTTAAAGGAAGTGATCAGAGAGAATGACCATTTGTACTTTGTCTTTGAGTACATGAAGGAGAATCTCTATCAGCTCATGAAAGACAG GGAAAATAAGATGTTTACTGAAAATGAAATCAGGAACATCATGTTTCAAGTGGTGTCTGGTTTGGCATTTGTACACAAACATG GGTTTTTTCATCGGGACATGAAGCCAGAGAACCTACTTTGTATGGGCCCAGAGCTGGTGAAGATCGCTGACTTCGGCCTAGCCAGAGAGATACGCTCCAGACCCCCATACACAGACTATGTGTCCACAAGATG GTATCGTGCACCAGAGGTTCTTCTCAGATCCTCCATGTACAGCTCGCCCATAGACCTGTGGGCCGTGGGCTGCATCATGGCCGAACTGTATACTCTGCGGCCACTTTTCCCTGGGAACAGCGAAGTTGATGAAATCTTCAAGATTTGCCAGGTTCTTGGCACGGTGAAAAAG TCTGATTGGCCGGAGGGATACCAACTTGCCTCAGCGATGAGCTTTCGCTTCCCTCAGTGTGTGCCGACACCTCTGAAAACCCTTATTCCCAATGCAAGTAATGAGGCCATAGCACTGATGAAGGACCTCCTGCAATGGGACCCCAAGAAGAGACCCACAGCTGTGCAG GCACTGCGGTACCCCTACTTTCAAGTGGGTCAACTGCTCGGCCCACGGCCATTGAGTTCTGACTTAAGAAAGACGCAGATGAAGCCTGCTGATCCCAAACCTGACCTGCAGTCAGTCTCAGAGCCCGTGTTAAAATATTCGGTCAAGGCACCAGGAAGGAACTCCCATCAGCCCCTGCAGCAAATTCCGCTACCACAGAACTTTTCTCAGACAGAGAGCCTGGCTGATTCTGTCAAACAGGAGCAACCACACAACTTGCAAAAG AAGCCGGTGCTTGCTGGGAATGAGAACAGCATAGTGGGTGTCAAGAGTGGCCGCAGGCGATGGGGTCAGAACATGGCCAAACCGTCAGTAAGCTGGGACGAGTCTGACCACTCTGATACAGCCATGACCTCCTCCAAGAAGCCCAGCATTGTTTCAGAGGAGAAACCCAACAAAGAAACAAACTCTCA GTCACAAGAGAAGAAACCCCTTTACACATTTAGCACTGTCACGAAGCTACCAAGCAACATAAAGATGAACCAGCCGGACCCAGGCCTACAGAGCTCATCGTCAGCGAGACAACATTACTTACGCCAATCCAGATACCTTCCAG GTTTAATCCACAAGAACAGTCTGTCAGTAGGAGACAAGGACGCAAGTAAAGATATGCTGGACAACACCATCAATCTCATGAACAAGCCCTTTGCTCCCAATGGAGGCGGCTCACTTGTAGGCAGAGTGAACGCAG ctgACGACAGTGCTACTAAACCATCTGATAATCCCAGAGAAAAAGTACTTGAAAGAATAGACCAGCCAAAAG GGAACTTCGTCAGCACAACATACAACCTCTCAGGAGGTTATATCCCATCTTTCCAGAAAAGAGAGGTGGGCTCCGTAGGTCAAAGGATTCAGCTGGCACCTCTGGGAGGCCAGCATGCCC ACTACGATGGCTGGAAGAGGAGGGCGGACAGATCCCAGCTGAAAGGACCCAGCTACTCGGCCCTGGGGAAGAATTCTGGCAACCTCCTGTCTCGCCCACCAGCCATTCAACCCGTACACGGGAGGGTGGACTGGGCTGCCAAATACGGAAGCCACCGGTAG
- the mak gene encoding serine/threonine-protein kinase MAK isoform X3, which produces MNRYTTLKQLGDGTYGSVLMGKSNESGELVAIKRMKRKFYSWEECMNLREVKSLKKLNHANVVKLKEVIRENDHLYFVFEYMKENLYQLMKDRENKMFTENEIRNIMFQVVSGLAFVHKHGFFHRDMKPENLLCMGPELVKIADFGLAREIRSRPPYTDYVSTRWYRAPEVLLRSSMYSSPIDLWAVGCIMAELYTLRPLFPGNSEVDEIFKICQVLGTVKKSDWPEGYQLASAMSFRFPQCVPTPLKTLIPNASNEAIALMKDLLQWDPKKRPTAVQALRYPYFQVGQLLGPRPLSSDLRKTQMKPADPKPDLQSVSEPVLKYSVKAPGRNSHQPLQQIPLPQNFSQTESLADSVKQEQPHNLQKKPVLAGNENSIVGVKSGRRRWGQNMAKPSVSWDESDHSDTAMTSSKKPSIVSEEKPNKETNSQSQEKKPLYTFSTVTKLPSNIKMNQPDPGLQSSSSARQHYLRQSRYLPGLIHKNSLSVGDKDASKDMLDNTINLMNKPFAPNGGGSLVGRVNAGNFVSTTYNLSGGYIPSFQKREVGSVGQRIQLAPLGGQHALDLSTTPDNKTGKSKSSKSKPASSTSVNESNEDYDGWKRRADRSQLKGPSYSALGKNSGNLLSRPPAIQPVHGRVDWAAKYGSHR; this is translated from the exons ATGAACCGCTACACCACACTGAAACAGCTGGGAGATGGCACCTATGGCAGCGTCCTCATGGGGAAAAGCAATGAGTCGGGAGAGCTGGTGGCGATCAAGAG AATGAAGAGGAAGTTCTACTCCTGGGAGGAGTGCATGAACTTGAGAGAAGTAAAG TCCCTGAAGAAACTGAATCATGCCAACGTGGTGAAGTTAAAGGAAGTGATCAGAGAGAATGACCATTTGTACTTTGTCTTTGAGTACATGAAGGAGAATCTCTATCAGCTCATGAAAGACAG GGAAAATAAGATGTTTACTGAAAATGAAATCAGGAACATCATGTTTCAAGTGGTGTCTGGTTTGGCATTTGTACACAAACATG GGTTTTTTCATCGGGACATGAAGCCAGAGAACCTACTTTGTATGGGCCCAGAGCTGGTGAAGATCGCTGACTTCGGCCTAGCCAGAGAGATACGCTCCAGACCCCCATACACAGACTATGTGTCCACAAGATG GTATCGTGCACCAGAGGTTCTTCTCAGATCCTCCATGTACAGCTCGCCCATAGACCTGTGGGCCGTGGGCTGCATCATGGCCGAACTGTATACTCTGCGGCCACTTTTCCCTGGGAACAGCGAAGTTGATGAAATCTTCAAGATTTGCCAGGTTCTTGGCACGGTGAAAAAG TCTGATTGGCCGGAGGGATACCAACTTGCCTCAGCGATGAGCTTTCGCTTCCCTCAGTGTGTGCCGACACCTCTGAAAACCCTTATTCCCAATGCAAGTAATGAGGCCATAGCACTGATGAAGGACCTCCTGCAATGGGACCCCAAGAAGAGACCCACAGCTGTGCAG GCACTGCGGTACCCCTACTTTCAAGTGGGTCAACTGCTCGGCCCACGGCCATTGAGTTCTGACTTAAGAAAGACGCAGATGAAGCCTGCTGATCCCAAACCTGACCTGCAGTCAGTCTCAGAGCCCGTGTTAAAATATTCGGTCAAGGCACCAGGAAGGAACTCCCATCAGCCCCTGCAGCAAATTCCGCTACCACAGAACTTTTCTCAGACAGAGAGCCTGGCTGATTCTGTCAAACAGGAGCAACCACACAACTTGCAAAAG AAGCCGGTGCTTGCTGGGAATGAGAACAGCATAGTGGGTGTCAAGAGTGGCCGCAGGCGATGGGGTCAGAACATGGCCAAACCGTCAGTAAGCTGGGACGAGTCTGACCACTCTGATACAGCCATGACCTCCTCCAAGAAGCCCAGCATTGTTTCAGAGGAGAAACCCAACAAAGAAACAAACTCTCA GTCACAAGAGAAGAAACCCCTTTACACATTTAGCACTGTCACGAAGCTACCAAGCAACATAAAGATGAACCAGCCGGACCCAGGCCTACAGAGCTCATCGTCAGCGAGACAACATTACTTACGCCAATCCAGATACCTTCCAG GTTTAATCCACAAGAACAGTCTGTCAGTAGGAGACAAGGACGCAAGTAAAGATATGCTGGACAACACCATCAATCTCATGAACAAGCCCTTTGCTCCCAATGGAGGCGGCTCACTTGTAGGCAGAGTGAACGCAG GGAACTTCGTCAGCACAACATACAACCTCTCAGGAGGTTATATCCCATCTTTCCAGAAAAGAGAGGTGGGCTCCGTAGGTCAAAGGATTCAGCTGGCACCTCTGGGAGGCCAGCATGCCC TGGATCTTTCCACCACCCCTGACAATAAAACTGGCAAATCAAAATCTTCAAAGTCAAAGCCAGCTTCCAGCACATCTGTTAATGAAAGTAACGAAG ACTACGATGGCTGGAAGAGGAGGGCGGACAGATCCCAGCTGAAAGGACCCAGCTACTCGGCCCTGGGGAAGAATTCTGGCAACCTCCTGTCTCGCCCACCAGCCATTCAACCCGTACACGGGAGGGTGGACTGGGCTGCCAAATACGGAAGCCACCGGTAG
- the mak gene encoding serine/threonine-protein kinase MAK isoform X2 — translation MNRYTTLKQLGDGTYGSVLMGKSNESGELVAIKRMKRKFYSWEECMNLREVKSLKKLNHANVVKLKEVIRENDHLYFVFEYMKENLYQLMKDRNKLFPESVIRNITFQIMQGLSFIHKHGFFHRDMKPENLLCMGPELVKIADFGLAREIRSRPPYTDYVSTRWYRAPEVLLRSSMYSSPIDLWAVGCIMAELYTLRPLFPGNSEVDEIFKICQVLGTVKKSDWPEGYQLASAMSFRFPQCVPTPLKTLIPNASNEAIALMKDLLQWDPKKRPTAVQALRYPYFQVGQLLGPRPLSSDLRKTQMKPADPKPDLQSVSEPVLKYSVKAPGRNSHQPLQQIPLPQNFSQTESLADSVKQEQPHNLQKKPVLAGNENSIVGVKSGRRRWGQNMAKPSVSWDESDHSDTAMTSSKKPSIVSEEKPNKETNSQSQEKKPLYTFSTVTKLPSNIKMNQPDPGLQSSSSARQHYLRQSRYLPGLIHKNSLSVGDKDASKDMLDNTINLMNKPFAPNGGGSLVGRVNAADDSATKPSDNPREKVLERIDQPKGNFVSTTYNLSGGYIPSFQKREVGSVGQRIQLAPLGGQHALDLSTTPDNKTGKSKSSKSKPASSTSVNESNEDYDGWKRRADRSQLKGPSYSALGKNSGNLLSRPPAIQPVHGRVDWAAKYGSHR, via the exons ATGAACCGCTACACCACACTGAAACAGCTGGGAGATGGCACCTATGGCAGCGTCCTCATGGGGAAAAGCAATGAGTCGGGAGAGCTGGTGGCGATCAAGAG AATGAAGAGGAAGTTCTACTCCTGGGAGGAGTGCATGAACTTGAGAGAAGTAAAG TCCCTGAAGAAACTGAATCATGCCAACGTGGTGAAGTTAAAGGAAGTGATCAGAGAGAATGACCATTTGTACTTTGTCTTTGAGTACATGAAGGAGAATCTCTATCAGCTCATGAAAGACAG AAACAAGTTGTTTCCAGAGTCAGTCATCAGAAACATAACCTTTCAGATAATGCAGGGGCTTTCATTTATCCATAAACATG GGTTTTTTCATCGGGACATGAAGCCAGAGAACCTACTTTGTATGGGCCCAGAGCTGGTGAAGATCGCTGACTTCGGCCTAGCCAGAGAGATACGCTCCAGACCCCCATACACAGACTATGTGTCCACAAGATG GTATCGTGCACCAGAGGTTCTTCTCAGATCCTCCATGTACAGCTCGCCCATAGACCTGTGGGCCGTGGGCTGCATCATGGCCGAACTGTATACTCTGCGGCCACTTTTCCCTGGGAACAGCGAAGTTGATGAAATCTTCAAGATTTGCCAGGTTCTTGGCACGGTGAAAAAG TCTGATTGGCCGGAGGGATACCAACTTGCCTCAGCGATGAGCTTTCGCTTCCCTCAGTGTGTGCCGACACCTCTGAAAACCCTTATTCCCAATGCAAGTAATGAGGCCATAGCACTGATGAAGGACCTCCTGCAATGGGACCCCAAGAAGAGACCCACAGCTGTGCAG GCACTGCGGTACCCCTACTTTCAAGTGGGTCAACTGCTCGGCCCACGGCCATTGAGTTCTGACTTAAGAAAGACGCAGATGAAGCCTGCTGATCCCAAACCTGACCTGCAGTCAGTCTCAGAGCCCGTGTTAAAATATTCGGTCAAGGCACCAGGAAGGAACTCCCATCAGCCCCTGCAGCAAATTCCGCTACCACAGAACTTTTCTCAGACAGAGAGCCTGGCTGATTCTGTCAAACAGGAGCAACCACACAACTTGCAAAAG AAGCCGGTGCTTGCTGGGAATGAGAACAGCATAGTGGGTGTCAAGAGTGGCCGCAGGCGATGGGGTCAGAACATGGCCAAACCGTCAGTAAGCTGGGACGAGTCTGACCACTCTGATACAGCCATGACCTCCTCCAAGAAGCCCAGCATTGTTTCAGAGGAGAAACCCAACAAAGAAACAAACTCTCA GTCACAAGAGAAGAAACCCCTTTACACATTTAGCACTGTCACGAAGCTACCAAGCAACATAAAGATGAACCAGCCGGACCCAGGCCTACAGAGCTCATCGTCAGCGAGACAACATTACTTACGCCAATCCAGATACCTTCCAG GTTTAATCCACAAGAACAGTCTGTCAGTAGGAGACAAGGACGCAAGTAAAGATATGCTGGACAACACCATCAATCTCATGAACAAGCCCTTTGCTCCCAATGGAGGCGGCTCACTTGTAGGCAGAGTGAACGCAG ctgACGACAGTGCTACTAAACCATCTGATAATCCCAGAGAAAAAGTACTTGAAAGAATAGACCAGCCAAAAG GGAACTTCGTCAGCACAACATACAACCTCTCAGGAGGTTATATCCCATCTTTCCAGAAAAGAGAGGTGGGCTCCGTAGGTCAAAGGATTCAGCTGGCACCTCTGGGAGGCCAGCATGCCC TGGATCTTTCCACCACCCCTGACAATAAAACTGGCAAATCAAAATCTTCAAAGTCAAAGCCAGCTTCCAGCACATCTGTTAATGAAAGTAACGAAG ACTACGATGGCTGGAAGAGGAGGGCGGACAGATCCCAGCTGAAAGGACCCAGCTACTCGGCCCTGGGGAAGAATTCTGGCAACCTCCTGTCTCGCCCACCAGCCATTCAACCCGTACACGGGAGGGTGGACTGGGCTGCCAAATACGGAAGCCACCGGTAG
- the mak gene encoding serine/threonine-protein kinase MAK isoform X6, whose amino-acid sequence MFTENEIRNIMFQVVSGLAFVHKHGFFHRDMKPENLLCMGPELVKIADFGLAREIRSRPPYTDYVSTRWYRAPEVLLRSSMYSSPIDLWAVGCIMAELYTLRPLFPGNSEVDEIFKICQVLGTVKKSDWPEGYQLASAMSFRFPQCVPTPLKTLIPNASNEAIALMKDLLQWDPKKRPTAVQALRYPYFQVGQLLGPRPLSSDLRKTQMKPADPKPDLQSVSEPVLKYSVKAPGRNSHQPLQQIPLPQNFSQTESLADSVKQEQPHNLQKKPVLAGNENSIVGVKSGRRRWGQNMAKPSVSWDESDHSDTAMTSSKKPSIVSEEKPNKETNSQSQEKKPLYTFSTVTKLPSNIKMNQPDPGLQSSSSARQHYLRQSRYLPGLIHKNSLSVGDKDASKDMLDNTINLMNKPFAPNGGGSLVGRVNAADDSATKPSDNPREKVLERIDQPKGNFVSTTYNLSGGYIPSFQKREVGSVGQRIQLAPLGGQHALDLSTTPDNKTGKSKSSKSKPASSTSVNESNEDYDGWKRRADRSQLKGPSYSALGKNSGNLLSRPPAIQPVHGRVDWAAKYGSHR is encoded by the exons ATGTTTACTGAAAATGAAATCAGGAACATCATGTTTCAAGTGGTGTCTGGTTTGGCATTTGTACACAAACATG GGTTTTTTCATCGGGACATGAAGCCAGAGAACCTACTTTGTATGGGCCCAGAGCTGGTGAAGATCGCTGACTTCGGCCTAGCCAGAGAGATACGCTCCAGACCCCCATACACAGACTATGTGTCCACAAGATG GTATCGTGCACCAGAGGTTCTTCTCAGATCCTCCATGTACAGCTCGCCCATAGACCTGTGGGCCGTGGGCTGCATCATGGCCGAACTGTATACTCTGCGGCCACTTTTCCCTGGGAACAGCGAAGTTGATGAAATCTTCAAGATTTGCCAGGTTCTTGGCACGGTGAAAAAG TCTGATTGGCCGGAGGGATACCAACTTGCCTCAGCGATGAGCTTTCGCTTCCCTCAGTGTGTGCCGACACCTCTGAAAACCCTTATTCCCAATGCAAGTAATGAGGCCATAGCACTGATGAAGGACCTCCTGCAATGGGACCCCAAGAAGAGACCCACAGCTGTGCAG GCACTGCGGTACCCCTACTTTCAAGTGGGTCAACTGCTCGGCCCACGGCCATTGAGTTCTGACTTAAGAAAGACGCAGATGAAGCCTGCTGATCCCAAACCTGACCTGCAGTCAGTCTCAGAGCCCGTGTTAAAATATTCGGTCAAGGCACCAGGAAGGAACTCCCATCAGCCCCTGCAGCAAATTCCGCTACCACAGAACTTTTCTCAGACAGAGAGCCTGGCTGATTCTGTCAAACAGGAGCAACCACACAACTTGCAAAAG AAGCCGGTGCTTGCTGGGAATGAGAACAGCATAGTGGGTGTCAAGAGTGGCCGCAGGCGATGGGGTCAGAACATGGCCAAACCGTCAGTAAGCTGGGACGAGTCTGACCACTCTGATACAGCCATGACCTCCTCCAAGAAGCCCAGCATTGTTTCAGAGGAGAAACCCAACAAAGAAACAAACTCTCA GTCACAAGAGAAGAAACCCCTTTACACATTTAGCACTGTCACGAAGCTACCAAGCAACATAAAGATGAACCAGCCGGACCCAGGCCTACAGAGCTCATCGTCAGCGAGACAACATTACTTACGCCAATCCAGATACCTTCCAG GTTTAATCCACAAGAACAGTCTGTCAGTAGGAGACAAGGACGCAAGTAAAGATATGCTGGACAACACCATCAATCTCATGAACAAGCCCTTTGCTCCCAATGGAGGCGGCTCACTTGTAGGCAGAGTGAACGCAG ctgACGACAGTGCTACTAAACCATCTGATAATCCCAGAGAAAAAGTACTTGAAAGAATAGACCAGCCAAAAG GGAACTTCGTCAGCACAACATACAACCTCTCAGGAGGTTATATCCCATCTTTCCAGAAAAGAGAGGTGGGCTCCGTAGGTCAAAGGATTCAGCTGGCACCTCTGGGAGGCCAGCATGCCC TGGATCTTTCCACCACCCCTGACAATAAAACTGGCAAATCAAAATCTTCAAAGTCAAAGCCAGCTTCCAGCACATCTGTTAATGAAAGTAACGAAG ACTACGATGGCTGGAAGAGGAGGGCGGACAGATCCCAGCTGAAAGGACCCAGCTACTCGGCCCTGGGGAAGAATTCTGGCAACCTCCTGTCTCGCCCACCAGCCATTCAACCCGTACACGGGAGGGTGGACTGGGCTGCCAAATACGGAAGCCACCGGTAG